From Methylobacterium radiodurans, a single genomic window includes:
- a CDS encoding DNA translocase FtsK, with protein sequence MRSLRRSASPYDTFVDTLRPFLARRLTEMGGLVLFTAAVAMTVALATWSIDDPSLNHATDQAAHNVLGRPGAVVSDLAMQILGLGSLALVLPPALWGMRLMRERDLPRGGLRIALWIIGFCAASAVASALPPTARWPLPTGLGGVAGDSLLGLGRTVVGAVAGPVASLVGFAYAVVAILSLTGACRAGLNDADEAYDAYEPAPPVRRPAHRSEERDVAGEPGLGLVGLGALAQAVMRGRAALGDAVEGWRDRRSGNLAYAGASPTLAAQRAFADEEAPWADHVPPAQNRPSSRREPVFDEMEAPRPQRARPPSAPADLPEVDEDDDAPEPPRSRVAPPAAAPVPARRQPLPPPVHPDDYELPALGLLAEPRGPSAASLVSADALEQNATLLEATLGDFGVRGDILAVRPGPVVTLYELEPAPGTKSSRVISLADDIARSMSAVSARVAVVPGRNAIGIELPNTRRETVFLRELLASADFVETKHKLALCLGKNIGGEPIIADLARMPHLLVAGTTGSGKSVAINTMILSLLYRMKPEECRLIMVDPKMLELSVYDGIPHLLSPVVTDPKKAVIALKWAVREMEERYKKMSKIAVRNIDGYNARVQEAQARGEVLTRTVQTGFDRQTGEAIYEDEAMDLSPLPYIVIVVDEMADLMMVAGKDIEGAIQRLAQMARAAGIHLIMATQRPSVDVITGTIKANFPTRISFQVTSKIDSRTILGEMGAEQLLGQGDMLFMAGGGRTTRVHGPFCSDAEVESVVAHLKRQGRPAYLDAVTAEDEEEAAGKGAKGKAGTAEIEVDGAVFDQGAFGETGGDLYEQAVQVVLRDQKASTSYIQRRLQIGYNRAASLMERMEIEGIVGPANHAGKREILVETEQQGI encoded by the coding sequence ATGCGCTCGCTTCGCCGCTCCGCGTCGCCCTACGACACCTTCGTCGACACGCTGCGCCCGTTCCTGGCGCGGCGGCTGACGGAGATGGGCGGCCTCGTGCTGTTCACCGCCGCGGTGGCGATGACCGTGGCGCTGGCGACGTGGTCGATCGACGACCCGAGCCTGAACCACGCCACCGATCAGGCCGCCCACAACGTGCTGGGTCGTCCCGGCGCGGTAGTCTCGGATCTCGCCATGCAGATCCTCGGCCTCGGCTCCCTCGCCCTGGTCCTGCCGCCGGCCCTGTGGGGCATGCGGCTGATGCGTGAGCGCGACCTGCCGCGCGGGGGCCTGCGCATCGCGCTCTGGATCATCGGCTTCTGCGCCGCGAGCGCGGTGGCCAGCGCCCTGCCGCCGACCGCACGCTGGCCGCTCCCGACCGGGCTCGGCGGCGTGGCGGGTGATTCGCTGCTCGGCCTCGGCCGCACGGTGGTCGGCGCCGTCGCGGGGCCCGTCGCCTCGCTGGTCGGCTTCGCCTACGCGGTCGTGGCGATCCTCAGCCTCACGGGCGCCTGCCGTGCCGGCCTCAACGACGCGGACGAGGCCTACGACGCCTACGAGCCCGCCCCGCCGGTACGACGCCCCGCCCACCGCTCGGAGGAGCGCGACGTCGCGGGCGAGCCGGGCCTCGGCCTCGTCGGACTCGGCGCGCTGGCGCAGGCCGTGATGCGGGGTCGCGCGGCGCTCGGCGACGCGGTCGAGGGCTGGCGCGACAGGCGGTCGGGCAATCTCGCCTATGCGGGCGCCTCGCCGACGCTCGCGGCGCAGCGCGCCTTCGCGGACGAGGAGGCGCCCTGGGCCGACCACGTTCCGCCGGCCCAGAACCGGCCGTCCTCCCGGCGCGAGCCGGTCTTCGACGAGATGGAAGCGCCGCGGCCGCAGCGCGCCCGGCCCCCGAGCGCGCCGGCAGACCTGCCGGAGGTGGACGAGGACGACGACGCGCCCGAGCCGCCGCGCTCGCGTGTCGCGCCGCCGGCTGCCGCGCCCGTGCCGGCCCGGCGCCAGCCCCTGCCACCCCCGGTCCACCCGGACGATTACGAATTGCCGGCGCTCGGCCTCCTGGCGGAACCGCGCGGCCCGTCGGCCGCGAGCCTCGTCTCGGCCGACGCGCTGGAGCAGAACGCGACCCTGCTGGAAGCCACGCTCGGCGATTTCGGCGTGCGCGGCGATATCCTGGCGGTGCGCCCCGGCCCGGTCGTCACCCTCTACGAGCTGGAGCCGGCGCCCGGCACCAAGTCGAGCCGGGTGATCTCGCTCGCCGACGACATCGCGCGCTCGATGTCGGCGGTCTCGGCCCGCGTCGCGGTCGTGCCCGGCCGCAACGCCATCGGCATCGAGCTGCCGAACACCCGCCGCGAGACCGTGTTCCTGCGCGAGCTCCTGGCCTCGGCCGACTTCGTGGAGACGAAGCACAAGCTCGCTCTGTGCCTCGGCAAGAACATCGGCGGCGAGCCGATCATCGCGGATCTGGCCCGCATGCCGCACCTGCTCGTTGCCGGCACCACCGGCTCGGGCAAGTCGGTGGCCATCAACACCATGATCCTGTCGCTCCTCTACCGGATGAAGCCGGAGGAGTGCCGCCTGATCATGGTCGATCCGAAGATGCTGGAGCTGTCCGTCTACGACGGCATCCCGCACCTGCTCTCCCCCGTCGTCACGGACCCGAAGAAGGCGGTGATCGCCCTCAAATGGGCCGTGCGCGAGATGGAGGAGCGCTACAAGAAGATGTCCAAGATCGCCGTGCGCAACATCGACGGCTACAACGCCCGCGTCCAGGAGGCGCAGGCGCGCGGCGAGGTGCTGACGCGGACCGTTCAGACCGGGTTCGACCGGCAGACCGGCGAGGCGATCTACGAGGACGAGGCGATGGACCTGTCGCCTCTGCCCTACATCGTGATCGTGGTGGACGAGATGGCCGACCTGATGATGGTGGCCGGCAAGGACATCGAGGGGGCGATCCAGCGGCTGGCCCAGATGGCGCGGGCGGCGGGCATCCACCTGATCATGGCCACCCAGCGCCCCTCGGTGGACGTGATCACCGGGACCATCAAGGCGAACTTCCCGACCCGGATCTCCTTCCAGGTGACGAGCAAGATCGACTCGCGCACGATCCTGGGCGAGATGGGCGCCGAGCAGCTTCTCGGCCAGGGCGACATGCTGTTCATGGCCGGCGGCGGGCGCACCACCCGCGTGCACGGGCCCTTCTGCTCGGATGCCGAGGTCGAGAGCGTGGTCGCCCACCTCAAGCGCCAGGGCCGCCCCGCCTATCTCGACGCCGTCACGGCGGAGGACGAGGAGGAGGCCGCGGGGAAGGGGGCCAAGGGCAAGGCCGGCACGGCCGAGATCGAGGTGGACGGCGCCGTGTTCGACCAGGGCGCCTTCGGGGAGACCGGCGGCGACCTCTACGAGCAGGCCGTGCAGGTGGTGCTGCGCGACCAGAAGGCGTCCACCAGCTACATCCAGCGTCGACTGCAGATCGGCTACAACCGCGCCGCCTCGCTGATGGAGCGGATGGAGATCGAGGGCATCGTCGGCCCCGCCAACCACGCGGGAAAACGCGAGATCCTGGTCGAGACCGAGCAGCAGGGGATCTGA
- a CDS encoding tyrosine-protein phosphatase: MFKRFLKPETRYARRMARIARFERPITGAGGRLMAWANMLFVDHGVFRMAYLNRHRVGRGEMWRSAQPGPHQLARFRREGVRTILTLRGGREHGSWPLQREACERHGLKLVEFVLRSREAPDRATILAAREVFASIEYPAVMHCKSGADRAGLAAALYLILHEGRPVREAARQLSARYGHFRFAKTGILDAFFARYLVEGEARGLDFLTWVETAYDPEALKRDFRPGFWSDLVVDRVIQRE; the protein is encoded by the coding sequence GTGTTCAAGCGATTCCTGAAGCCCGAGACGCGCTACGCCCGGCGCATGGCGCGCATCGCCCGCTTCGAGCGGCCGATCACCGGCGCGGGCGGGCGGCTGATGGCCTGGGCCAACATGCTGTTCGTGGATCACGGCGTGTTCCGGATGGCCTATCTCAACCGGCACCGTGTCGGCCGAGGCGAGATGTGGCGCTCGGCCCAGCCCGGCCCGCATCAGCTCGCCCGCTTCCGCCGGGAGGGCGTGCGCACCATCCTGACCCTGCGGGGCGGGCGCGAGCACGGCTCCTGGCCGCTCCAGCGCGAGGCCTGCGAGCGGCATGGGCTCAAGCTCGTGGAGTTCGTTCTGCGCTCGCGCGAGGCGCCGGACCGCGCCACGATCCTGGCCGCGCGCGAGGTCTTCGCGTCGATCGAGTACCCGGCCGTGATGCACTGCAAGTCGGGCGCGGACCGGGCGGGCCTCGCCGCCGCCCTCTACCTGATCCTGCACGAGGGCCGCCCGGTGCGGGAGGCGGCGCGCCAGCTCTCGGCGCGCTACGGCCATTTCCGCTTCGCCAAGACCGGCATCCTCGACGCCTTCTTCGCCCGCTACCTGGTCGAGGGCGAGGCGCGGGGCCTCGACTTCCTGACCTGGGTCGAGACCGCCTACGACCCCGAGGCGCTCAAGCGCGATTTCCGCCCCGGCTTCTGGTCCGACCTCGTGGTCGACCGGGTGATCCAGCGGGAATAG
- a CDS encoding GNAT family N-acetyltransferase: protein MSTRTTSIRRAREGDVGGLSRVFDAAWREAYRGIIPGVALERMIAQRDGAWWRGAMRRGRPVAVLDAGDAVVGYATYGRARSRGLGSEGEIDELYLLPEYQGLGLGRRLFRAVRNDLADHGLARVGAWALEENNRASAFYAALGGRAGARVLDRVAGVPLTKIGYIFG, encoded by the coding sequence ATGAGCACGCGCACCACGAGCATCCGCCGGGCCCGCGAGGGGGATGTCGGCGGGTTGTCGCGGGTGTTCGACGCGGCTTGGCGCGAGGCGTACCGGGGCATCATCCCCGGGGTGGCCCTGGAACGCATGATCGCCCAGCGGGATGGGGCGTGGTGGCGCGGCGCCATGCGGCGGGGCCGCCCGGTCGCGGTGCTCGACGCGGGCGACGCCGTCGTCGGCTACGCGACCTACGGCCGAGCGCGCAGCCGCGGCCTCGGCAGCGAGGGCGAGATCGACGAACTCTACCTTCTGCCGGAATATCAGGGGCTCGGTCTCGGCCGGCGCCTGTTCCGCGCCGTGCGCAACGACCTCGCGGATCACGGTCTGGCGCGCGTCGGCGCCTGGGCCCTGGAGGAGAACAACCGGGCAAGCGCCTTCTACGCGGCGCTGGGCGGCCGCGCCGGCGCACGCGTGCTCGACCGCGTCGCCGGCGTCCCGTTGACCAAGATCGGCTACATCTTCGGATGA
- the ppa gene encoding inorganic diphosphatase, with the protein MNIDAISIGKNPPHDVNVIIEVPLGGEPIKYEMDKEAGALVVDRFLYTPMFYPGNYGFIPHTLSGDGDPCDVLVANTRAIIPGAVISVRPVGVLVMQDDGGEDEKIIAVPSRKLTQRYNRVENYTDLPDITVSQIQHFFEHYKDLEPGKWVKIVRWGDRAEAERLIQEGIERYAKTKA; encoded by the coding sequence ATGAACATCGACGCCATCTCGATCGGCAAGAACCCGCCGCACGACGTCAACGTGATCATCGAGGTGCCGCTCGGCGGCGAGCCGATCAAGTACGAGATGGACAAGGAGGCCGGCGCGCTCGTCGTCGACCGTTTCCTCTACACGCCGATGTTCTATCCCGGAAACTATGGCTTCATCCCGCACACGCTGTCGGGTGACGGCGACCCGTGCGACGTGCTGGTAGCCAACACCCGCGCGATCATCCCGGGTGCGGTGATCAGCGTGCGCCCCGTGGGCGTGCTGGTGATGCAGGACGACGGCGGCGAGGACGAGAAGATCATCGCGGTGCCGTCGCGCAAGCTGACCCAGCGCTACAACCGCGTCGAGAACTACACCGACCTGCCCGACATCACGGTCAGCCAGATCCAGCACTTCTTCGAGCACTACAAGGATCTAGAGCCCGGCAAGTGGGTCAAGATCGTGCGTTGGGGCGACCGCGCCGAGGCCGAGCGCCTGATCCAGGAAGGCATCGAGCGCTACGCCAAGACCAAGGCGTGA
- a CDS encoding FAD-dependent monooxygenase produces MSGASGRSGGRKLIVAGGGIPGLTLALALARAHAGALAVAVHDPALAAGAGRHRGRAYAVAAGGRRMLATLGIWERLGTAAEPITEMVISDSRLADPVRPVFLTFGREAGAEVEDGAPFAHMVEAEPLAAALLDACREAGVALVARGIARTEVVDDGIRAVAPDGTAETASLVVAADGARSRLREAAGIGWVGWSYPQSGIVATIGHDRSHGGRAYEHFLPSGPFAVLPLADGGALGHRSSIVWTERSRDVPALLGGDAEEVLAEIERRFTPELGRLGLEAGPHAYPLAFGIARRFRAARLALLGDAAHVIHPIAGQGLNLGLADAAALAESVTGALRLGLDPGSDTVLRDYERARRFDTLAMGAATDGLNRLFSNDALPLRLARDLGLGLVDRMPGLKRFFIGEAAASRGAQPRLMRGERL; encoded by the coding sequence ATGAGCGGAGCGAGCGGGCGGTCGGGCGGCCGGAAGCTGATCGTGGCCGGTGGCGGTATCCCGGGGCTGACCCTGGCGCTGGCGCTCGCCCGGGCGCACGCAGGCGCACTCGCCGTCGCGGTGCACGATCCGGCGCTCGCCGCGGGCGCGGGCCGCCACCGCGGCCGCGCCTACGCGGTCGCGGCGGGCGGGCGGCGAATGCTCGCGACCCTGGGCATCTGGGAGCGCCTCGGGACCGCGGCCGAGCCGATCACCGAGATGGTGATCAGCGACAGCCGCCTCGCCGACCCGGTGCGACCCGTCTTCCTGACCTTCGGGCGGGAGGCCGGGGCGGAGGTGGAGGACGGCGCGCCTTTCGCCCACATGGTCGAGGCCGAGCCGCTGGCCGCCGCCCTGCTCGACGCCTGCCGGGAGGCCGGCGTCGCGCTCGTCGCCCGCGGCATCGCCCGCACGGAGGTCGTGGACGACGGCATCCGCGCGGTCGCGCCGGACGGCACGGCCGAGACAGCGAGCCTGGTCGTGGCGGCGGACGGGGCGCGCTCGCGCCTGCGCGAGGCGGCGGGGATCGGCTGGGTCGGCTGGTCCTACCCGCAATCGGGCATCGTCGCGACGATCGGGCACGACCGGTCGCATGGGGGCCGGGCCTACGAGCACTTCCTGCCGAGCGGGCCCTTCGCGGTGCTGCCGCTGGCGGATGGGGGCGCGCTCGGCCACCGCTCCTCGATCGTCTGGACGGAGCGCAGCCGCGACGTGCCTGCGCTGCTCGGCGGGGACGCGGAGGAGGTTCTGGCCGAGATCGAACGGCGCTTCACGCCGGAACTCGGCCGGCTCGGCCTCGAGGCGGGACCGCACGCCTACCCGCTGGCCTTCGGCATCGCGCGCCGCTTCCGCGCGGCCCGGCTGGCGCTCCTGGGCGATGCCGCCCACGTCATCCACCCGATCGCAGGCCAGGGCCTGAATCTCGGGCTCGCGGACGCTGCCGCGCTCGCCGAGTCCGTGACCGGAGCGCTCCGCCTCGGCCTCGATCCGGGCTCGGACACGGTTCTGCGCGACTACGAGCGCGCTCGCCGCTTCGATACGCTGGCGATGGGTGCGGCGACGGACGGGCTGAACCGCCTGTTCTCGAACGACGCCCTGCCGCTTCGGCTCGCCCGCGACCTCGGCCTCGGGCTGGTCGACCGGATGCCGGGGCTGAAGCGCTTCTTCATCGGCGAGGCCGCCGCCTCGCGGGGCGCGCAGCCGCGGTTGATGCGGGGTGAACGGCTGTAG
- the tesB gene encoding acyl-CoA thioesterase II, whose translation MTDIVTELLDILDLERLEEDLFRGVSPKVSWPRVFGGQVVAQALVAASRTVPASRPPHSLHAYFLLGGDPKAPIVYEVERIRDGGSFTTRRVRAIQHGRPIFATSVSFHAEEEGYAHQMPMPGAPDPDALPSVQALIARGGATLPPALTGYFARPRPIELKPVDLRRYLEPGPAEPVCNVWLRAASLLPDDPAIHRAVLAYASDMTLLDATLIAHGRSVFDPDIQGASLDHALWFHRPFRADSWLLYRQDSPSTGGARGFARGQIFAQDGTLVASVAQEGLIRPRRG comes from the coding sequence ATGACCGACATCGTCACAGAGCTTCTCGACATCCTCGATCTGGAGCGCCTGGAGGAGGACCTGTTCCGGGGCGTGAGCCCGAAGGTGAGCTGGCCCCGGGTGTTCGGCGGGCAGGTGGTGGCCCAGGCGCTCGTGGCGGCCAGCCGCACCGTGCCGGCGAGCCGGCCGCCGCACTCGCTGCACGCCTACTTCCTGCTCGGCGGCGACCCGAAGGCGCCGATCGTCTACGAGGTCGAGCGCATCCGCGACGGCGGCAGCTTCACCACGCGGCGCGTGCGCGCGATCCAGCACGGGCGGCCGATCTTCGCCACGTCGGTCTCGTTTCACGCCGAGGAGGAGGGCTACGCACACCAGATGCCGATGCCGGGCGCGCCCGACCCCGACGCGCTGCCGTCCGTGCAGGCGCTGATCGCGCGGGGCGGAGCGACCCTGCCGCCCGCGCTGACCGGCTATTTCGCCCGGCCCCGCCCGATCGAGCTGAAGCCGGTGGACCTCAGACGCTACCTCGAACCCGGTCCGGCCGAGCCCGTATGCAATGTCTGGCTGCGGGCGGCCTCGCTCCTGCCGGACGATCCGGCGATCCACCGCGCGGTGCTGGCCTACGCCTCCGACATGACGCTGCTGGACGCGACGCTGATCGCCCACGGCCGCTCGGTGTTCGATCCCGACATCCAGGGTGCGAGCCTCGACCACGCGCTCTGGTTCCACCGCCCGTTCCGGGCCGATTCCTGGCTGCTCTACAGGCAGGACAGCCCGAGCACCGGCGGGGCCCGCGGCTTCGCCCGGGGCCAGATCTTCGCTCAAGACGGCACCCTGGTGGCTTCGGTGGCCCAGGAAGGGCTGATCCGCCCCCGCCGCGGCTGA
- a CDS encoding P-II family nitrogen regulator, with translation MKIVMAIIKPFKLEEVRDALTGIGVHGLTVTEVKGYGRQKGHTEIYRGAEYAVSFLPKLKIEVAVASDLVSSVIDAIAAAARTGQIGDGKIFVMPLEKAVRIRTGETDADAL, from the coding sequence ATGAAGATCGTGATGGCCATCATCAAGCCGTTCAAGCTGGAGGAGGTGCGCGACGCCCTCACCGGCATCGGCGTGCACGGCCTGACGGTGACCGAGGTCAAGGGCTACGGCCGCCAGAAGGGTCACACCGAGATCTATCGCGGCGCCGAGTATGCGGTGAGCTTCCTGCCCAAACTGAAGATCGAGGTGGCAGTGGCCTCCGATCTCGTCTCCAGCGTGATCGACGCGATCGCGGCGGCCGCCCGCACCGGCCAGATCGGCGACGGCAAGATCTTCGTGATGCCGCTGGAGAAGGCCGTCCGCATCCGCACCGGCGAGACCGACGCCGACGCTCTCTGA
- a CDS encoding ammonium transporter, which produces MKLRNALALGLGGAALAALLIEPSLAQTPVPEAASPPPSPVPNKGDTAWMLVSSAFVLMMVVPGLALFYGGLVRTKNMLSVLTQVFAIACIACLLWVCFGYSLSFTNGGGLNDFVGGFSKAFLKGVDANSVAATFSNGVVIPEYVYICFQMTFAMITPALIVGAFAERMKFSALVVFSILWVTLIYFPMAHMVWYWGGPDVFADAAKKLAAAGGEANAAAKAEYDAVLGDAGLLFKWGALDFAGGTVVHINAGIAGLVGCLMLGKRIGYGRDLLAPHSLTMTTIGAALLWVGWFGFNAGSNLEANGSAALAMINTFVATAAAAVSWLFVEWALKGKPSLLGMLSGAIAGLVAVTPAAGFAGPMGSIVLGLVAGAVCFIMCSSVKNALGYDDSLDVFGVHCVGGIIGAIATGILVNPALGGVGIPDYTTKPGELTVGTYELATQVLAQVKAVGFTILWSGIGSAILYKLVDLTIGLRVTQEEEREGLDIADHGERAYNY; this is translated from the coding sequence ATGAAACTTCGCAACGCCCTCGCGCTCGGGCTGGGAGGTGCGGCACTCGCCGCGCTCCTGATCGAGCCCTCGCTGGCACAGACACCAGTGCCGGAAGCCGCCTCGCCGCCGCCCTCGCCGGTGCCGAACAAGGGCGATACCGCCTGGATGCTGGTCTCCTCGGCCTTCGTGCTGATGATGGTCGTGCCGGGCCTCGCCCTGTTCTACGGCGGCCTCGTGCGCACCAAGAACATGCTCTCGGTGCTGACCCAGGTCTTCGCCATCGCCTGCATCGCCTGCCTGCTCTGGGTCTGCTTCGGCTACAGCCTCTCCTTCACCAACGGCGGCGGCCTCAACGACTTCGTGGGCGGCTTCTCGAAGGCCTTCCTCAAGGGCGTCGACGCGAACTCGGTCGCCGCGACCTTCTCGAACGGCGTCGTGATCCCCGAATACGTCTACATCTGCTTCCAGATGACGTTCGCGATGATCACTCCGGCCCTCATCGTCGGCGCCTTCGCCGAGCGGATGAAGTTCTCGGCGTTGGTCGTGTTCTCGATCCTCTGGGTCACGCTGATCTACTTCCCGATGGCCCACATGGTCTGGTACTGGGGCGGCCCGGACGTGTTCGCGGACGCCGCCAAGAAGCTCGCCGCAGCGGGCGGTGAGGCGAATGCCGCGGCGAAGGCCGAGTACGACGCCGTGCTCGGCGATGCGGGCCTGCTCTTCAAGTGGGGCGCCCTCGACTTCGCAGGGGGCACCGTGGTCCACATCAACGCCGGCATCGCGGGCCTCGTCGGCTGCCTGATGCTCGGCAAGCGCATCGGCTACGGCCGCGACCTGCTCGCCCCGCACTCGCTCACCATGACGACGATCGGCGCCGCGCTGCTCTGGGTCGGCTGGTTCGGCTTCAACGCCGGCTCGAACCTCGAGGCGAACGGCTCGGCCGCGCTCGCGATGATCAACACCTTCGTGGCCACTGCCGCCGCCGCCGTCTCCTGGCTGTTCGTCGAGTGGGCGCTCAAGGGTAAGCCGTCGCTGCTCGGCATGCTGTCGGGCGCGATCGCGGGTCTCGTCGCCGTCACCCCGGCCGCGGGCTTCGCCGGCCCGATGGGCTCGATCGTGCTCGGCCTCGTCGCCGGCGCCGTCTGCTTCATCATGTGCTCCAGCGTGAAGAACGCCCTCGGCTACGACGACTCGCTCGACGTGTTCGGCGTGCACTGCGTGGGCGGCATCATCGGCGCCATCGCCACCGGCATCCTGGTCAACCCGGCCCTCGGCGGCGTCGGCATCCCCGACTACACCACCAAGCCCGGCGAGCTGACTGTCGGCACCTACGAGCTCGCCACCCAGGTCCTGGCCCAGGTGAAGGCCGTCGGCTTCACCATCCTGTGGTCGGGCATCGGCTCGGCGATCCTCTACAAGCTGGTGGATCTGACGATCGGCCTGCGCGTCACGCAGGAAGAGGAGCGCGAGGGTCTCGACATCGCCGACCACGGCGAGCGCGCCTACAACTACTGA
- a CDS encoding outer membrane beta-barrel protein yields MTVKLILRSATASAALMLGLVQAQAADMPAPVAVPVTGPCKTAITFPAYAGVIKQNPDPSCFTTGIGDIYVGGAITGYAYNYSDRISSFYTPFVPGQRDDRVARVDFSNVQAFIQKADGPFQFYIQTGLYSIPALGFPTFSAIDQTGLLFSPLPVVFGKWVINDEWSIQGGRMPTNIGTELAFTFQNLNISRGLLFNQENIINQGVQINYASGPLAASFAVTDGFYSGELNWVTGAITYKLDDYNTIGVNGGTNFSHYDSLNQSARFYYATPLPQQNSSIISANYTYANGPWIVTPYIQYTSVDRVASIGQIGGETFGGAILASYAFTDNFALAGRFEYITQSGSPTLLNRTNILGYGPGSAAYSFTVTPTFTWGRYFIRGEYSHVELTDFQRGDLALGGTNVGFGFGPAGNRASQDRYMVETGFTF; encoded by the coding sequence ATGACTGTGAAGCTGATCCTGCGAAGCGCGACCGCGTCGGCTGCGCTGATGCTCGGCCTCGTCCAGGCTCAGGCCGCCGACATGCCGGCGCCGGTCGCAGTGCCCGTAACGGGGCCCTGCAAGACCGCCATCACCTTCCCGGCCTATGCCGGCGTGATCAAGCAGAACCCGGATCCGTCCTGCTTCACCACCGGAATCGGCGACATCTACGTCGGCGGCGCCATCACCGGCTACGCGTATAATTACAGCGACCGCATCTCGTCGTTCTACACGCCGTTCGTCCCGGGGCAGCGCGACGACCGCGTCGCCCGCGTCGACTTCAGCAACGTCCAGGCCTTCATCCAGAAGGCCGACGGTCCGTTCCAGTTCTACATCCAGACCGGCCTGTACTCGATCCCGGCACTTGGCTTCCCGACCTTCAGCGCGATCGACCAGACGGGCCTGCTGTTCAGCCCGCTCCCGGTGGTGTTCGGCAAGTGGGTGATCAACGACGAGTGGTCGATCCAGGGCGGCCGCATGCCGACCAATATCGGCACCGAGCTGGCCTTCACCTTCCAGAACCTGAACATCTCGCGGGGCCTCCTGTTCAACCAGGAGAACATCATCAACCAGGGCGTGCAGATCAACTACGCGAGCGGCCCGCTCGCGGCCTCGTTCGCGGTCACCGACGGCTTCTACTCGGGTGAGCTGAACTGGGTCACGGGCGCGATCACCTACAAGCTCGACGACTACAACACCATCGGCGTCAACGGCGGCACGAACTTCTCGCACTACGACAGCCTGAACCAGAGCGCGCGGTTCTACTATGCCACCCCGTTGCCGCAGCAGAACAGCAGCATCATCAGTGCGAACTACACCTACGCCAACGGCCCGTGGATCGTGACGCCGTACATCCAGTACACCAGCGTCGATCGGGTCGCCTCGATCGGTCAGATCGGCGGCGAGACCTTCGGCGGCGCGATCCTGGCGAGCTACGCCTTCACCGACAACTTCGCCCTCGCAGGTCGCTTCGAGTACATCACCCAGAGCGGCAGCCCGACCCTGCTCAACCGGACGAACATCCTCGGCTACGGCCCTGGCAGCGCGGCCTACTCCTTCACGGTCACGCCGACCTTCACCTGGGGTCGCTATTTCATCCGCGGCGAGTACTCGCATGTCGAGCTCACCGACTTCCAGCGCGGCGACCTCGCGCTCGGCGGCACCAATGTGGGCTTCGGCTTCGGTCCCGCCGGCAACCGGGCGAGCCAAGACCGCTACATGGTCGAGACGGGCTTCACCTTCTGA